In a single window of the Massilia oculi genome:
- a CDS encoding TIGR03862 family flavoprotein has translation MTQSSTSSKRVAVIGGGPAGLMAAEVLALGGVQVDVYDAMASVGRKFLLAGKGGMNITHSEPWPDFVRRYGARQDEVARWLEGFDADAVRAWIHELGIETFVGTSGRVFPREMKAAPLLRAWLHRLRESGVRFHMRHRWLGWRDGRLRLATPEGERLAEADATILALGGASWARLGSDGAWQPLLAERGVALSALVPANCGFDVGWSEHFSSRYAGAPLLTVAAGCQDQHGEIAWRKGQFVITAGGVEGSLVYALSAPLRDAIARDGGAILWLDLAPDHDADRVVDEVTRPRGSRSMSSHLQSRLGIKGVKAGLLHECLSREEYADPVRLAAGIKRLPLKLLRPRPIDEAISSAGGVRFDALADGAAMLAALPGTFVAGEMVDWEAPTGGYLLTACFASGRAAGRDALAWLDLAGA, from the coding sequence ATGACCCAGTCTTCCACTTCCTCCAAGCGTGTCGCCGTGATCGGCGGCGGCCCCGCCGGGCTGATGGCGGCCGAGGTGCTGGCGCTGGGCGGCGTGCAGGTCGACGTCTACGATGCGATGGCCAGCGTGGGCCGCAAATTCCTGCTGGCGGGGAAGGGCGGCATGAACATCACGCATTCCGAACCCTGGCCCGACTTCGTGCGCCGCTACGGCGCGCGCCAGGACGAGGTGGCGCGCTGGCTGGAAGGCTTCGACGCCGACGCCGTGCGCGCCTGGATCCACGAGCTTGGCATCGAGACCTTCGTCGGCACCTCGGGCCGGGTCTTCCCGCGCGAGATGAAGGCGGCGCCGCTGCTGCGCGCCTGGCTGCACCGTCTGCGCGAGTCCGGCGTGCGCTTTCATATGCGCCATCGCTGGCTGGGCTGGCGGGATGGCCGGCTGCGCCTGGCGACGCCGGAGGGCGAGCGCCTGGCCGAGGCCGACGCCACGATCCTGGCGCTGGGCGGCGCCAGCTGGGCGCGGCTCGGCTCGGACGGCGCCTGGCAGCCGCTGCTGGCCGAACGCGGGGTTGCGCTTTCTGCGCTCGTGCCCGCCAACTGCGGCTTCGACGTCGGCTGGAGCGAGCACTTCAGCAGCCGCTACGCCGGCGCGCCCCTGCTCACGGTGGCCGCCGGGTGCCAGGACCAGCATGGCGAAATCGCCTGGCGCAAGGGCCAGTTCGTCATCACCGCTGGTGGCGTCGAGGGCAGCCTGGTGTACGCGCTGTCGGCGCCGCTGCGCGACGCGATCGCGCGCGATGGCGGCGCCATCCTGTGGCTCGACCTGGCCCCCGACCACGACGCCGACAGGGTAGTCGACGAAGTGACGCGCCCGCGCGGTTCGCGCTCGATGTCGAGCCACCTGCAAAGCCGGCTCGGCATCAAGGGCGTCAAGGCCGGATTGCTGCACGAATGCCTGTCGCGCGAGGAATACGCCGATCCCGTGCGTCTGGCCGCCGGCATCAAGCGCCTGCCGCTCAAGCTGCTGCGACCGCGCCCGATCGACGAGGCGATCAGCAGCGCCGGCGGCGTGCGCTTCGACGCGCTGGCCGACGGCGCCGCGATGCTGGCCGCGCTGCCCGGCACCTTTGTCGCGGGTGAGATGGTCGACTGGGAAGCGCCCACGGGCGGTTATCTGCTGACCGCCTGCTTCGCCAGCGGCCGCGCGGCCGGGCGCGATGCGCTGGCCTGGCTGGACCTGGCCGGCGCCTGA
- a CDS encoding head GIN domain-containing protein: protein MRIGFALLLLAAVLVALSYSMLRATGVSTAAERREVAQDRRAVPAGVDVVEVDGPIDLNLRYGATPSLQVSGEQRMLGNVEVQGDGNVLRIGIRGMVLRHREPLVVDLTLPALTSVRIDGSGDSSINGFSGDEIAVQLNGSGSVRFNGRFRTARVGLSGSGDLDVNGGAAMDRVETRLMGSGRITVVGTARELDASTTGSGHLDAEHLRAEEVTVSQSGSGDSAVQARGKVKVSLSGSGDVEVYGNPGERSTSRAGSGSVSYHD, encoded by the coding sequence ATGAGAATCGGATTCGCCCTGCTGCTGCTGGCCGCCGTGCTGGTGGCGCTGAGCTACAGCATGCTGCGCGCCACTGGCGTCAGCACCGCCGCCGAGCGGCGTGAGGTGGCGCAGGACCGGCGCGCCGTGCCGGCCGGCGTCGACGTCGTCGAGGTCGACGGCCCGATCGACCTGAACCTGCGCTATGGCGCCACGCCATCGCTCCAGGTCAGCGGCGAGCAGCGCATGCTGGGCAATGTCGAAGTCCAGGGCGACGGCAATGTGCTGCGCATCGGCATCCGCGGCATGGTGCTGCGCCACCGCGAACCGCTGGTCGTCGACCTGACCCTACCGGCCCTGACCTCGGTGCGGATCGACGGCAGCGGCGACAGCAGCATCAACGGTTTCTCGGGCGACGAGATCGCCGTCCAGCTCAACGGCTCGGGCAGCGTGCGCTTCAACGGCCGCTTCCGCACCGCCAGGGTGGGCCTCTCCGGCAGCGGCGACCTCGACGTGAACGGCGGCGCCGCAATGGACCGGGTCGAGACGCGGTTGATGGGGTCGGGCCGCATCACCGTGGTCGGCACGGCGCGCGAGCTCGATGCCAGCACCACCGGCTCGGGGCACCTCGATGCCGAGCACTTGCGCGCCGAGGAAGTGACGGTGAGCCAGAGCGGTTCGGGCGACAGCGCGGTGCAGGCGCGCGGCAAGGTGAAGGTGTCGCTCAGCGGCAGCGGCGACGTCGAGGTATACGGGAATCCGGGGGAGCGCAGCACGAGCCGCGCCGGTAGCGGCAGCGTCAGTTACCACGATTAG
- the hpnC gene encoding squalene synthase HpnC has product MAVDHYENFPVASILLPRRLVPAVEAIYAFARSADDLADEGNATPDERLAALEAYERELDQIGVGAASPDPMFARLAGVVAQYRLRLDPMRDLLSAFKQDVVTQRYADYANLLDYCRRSADPVGRLMLALYGADDADNVRDSDAICSALQLTNFLQDVAIDLEKGRIYIPLEDLARFKVSEAALRAGTVDAPFQALMRFEVERTRALMLSGAPLAKRLPGRIGWELRMIVHGGLRILDRIEQAGYDVFRRRPVLSAPDWFMVGWGALRM; this is encoded by the coding sequence ATGGCCGTAGACCACTACGAAAACTTTCCTGTCGCCTCGATCCTGCTGCCGCGCCGCCTGGTGCCGGCGGTCGAGGCGATCTATGCCTTCGCCCGCAGCGCCGACGACCTGGCCGACGAAGGCAATGCCACGCCCGACGAGCGGCTGGCCGCCCTCGAAGCCTACGAACGCGAACTGGACCAGATCGGTGTCGGCGCAGCGTCGCCGGATCCGATGTTCGCGCGCCTGGCCGGCGTCGTCGCCCAATACCGCCTGCGGCTGGACCCGATGCGCGACCTGCTGTCGGCCTTCAAGCAGGACGTCGTCACCCAGCGCTATGCCGACTATGCGAACCTGCTCGATTATTGCCGCCGCTCGGCCGATCCGGTCGGCCGCCTGATGCTGGCGCTGTACGGCGCCGACGACGCCGACAATGTGCGCGACTCCGACGCCATCTGCAGCGCGCTGCAGCTGACGAACTTCCTGCAGGACGTGGCGATCGACCTGGAAAAGGGGCGCATCTACATTCCTCTGGAAGACCTGGCCCGCTTCAAGGTGAGCGAGGCGGCGCTGCGCGCCGGCACGGTCGACGCGCCGTTCCAGGCCCTGATGCGCTTCGAGGTCGAGCGCACCCGCGCCCTGATGCTGTCGGGCGCCCCGCTGGCCAAGCGCCTGCCGGGCCGCATCGGCTGGGAGCTGAGGATGATCGTCCACGGCGGCCTGCGCATCCTCGACCGCATCGAGCAGGCCGGTTACGACGTGTTCCGGCGCCGCCCGGTGCTGTCGGCGCCCGACTGGTTCATGGTCGGCTGGGGCGCGTTACGGATGTAA
- a CDS encoding helix-turn-helix transcriptional regulator → MKNRIRELRAEHGWSQADLAERLEVSRQSINAIETGRYDPSLPLAFAISRLFGLPVEAIFSPDQETA, encoded by the coding sequence ATGAAGAACCGCATCCGCGAGCTGCGCGCCGAGCACGGCTGGAGCCAGGCCGACCTGGCCGAGCGCCTCGAGGTCTCGCGCCAGAGCATCAACGCGATCGAGACCGGGCGCTACGACCCCAGCCTGCCGCTCGCCTTCGCCATTTCACGGTTGTTCGGCCTGCCGGTCGAAGCCATTTTTTCCCCCGATCAGGAGACCGCATGA
- a CDS encoding tetratricopeptide repeat protein, with amino-acid sequence MKSLRVLTLAALLAFFHLAATAAMQCGEPCHTLVRDAHVLEGQGKYQEALDKYKAAEKADPQASLPVSLQAGLLFKLSSVAPKDKAAQVRQTARALAERATTLAADDPIAHEVLRMLDDDGVSPLHTPNPRAAKLLAEGSALFAQRKPREALLKYEAAMEADPRASSAWVGAADCHFMQGDWPRAEALFRRATEIEPHNAQAWRFLSDALLAQGRHAPAEAALYSSIAADPSQRPSWGKLARLRAAAGLPLKSLAFRRGVRVTQEADGKFTVHIDESAAGQADTPNYAMRLLLGIGESNQRQSEHAASKSPYEIELGAWRTALKVMDETSALDGQAVTDPALLQMQALAKDGQLEPAILLLMFRQSYRPALQAWLAANPGGVKLFIDRYGLRP; translated from the coding sequence ATGAAATCCTTGCGTGTACTGACGCTTGCCGCGCTGCTGGCGTTCTTCCATTTGGCCGCAACGGCCGCGATGCAGTGCGGCGAACCATGCCACACCCTGGTGCGCGACGCCCACGTGCTCGAGGGGCAGGGCAAGTACCAGGAGGCGCTGGACAAGTACAAGGCCGCCGAAAAGGCCGACCCGCAGGCTTCACTGCCGGTGTCGCTGCAGGCCGGTTTGCTGTTCAAACTGTCGAGCGTGGCCCCGAAAGACAAGGCGGCCCAGGTACGGCAGACGGCGCGTGCGCTGGCCGAGCGTGCGACCACGCTTGCCGCCGACGATCCCATCGCGCACGAGGTCTTGCGCATGCTGGACGACGACGGTGTGTCGCCCCTGCACACGCCGAATCCTCGCGCCGCGAAGCTGCTGGCCGAAGGCTCGGCGCTGTTTGCGCAGCGCAAACCCAGGGAAGCCCTGCTCAAGTACGAAGCGGCCATGGAAGCCGACCCCAGGGCGTCGAGCGCCTGGGTGGGCGCCGCGGACTGCCACTTCATGCAGGGCGACTGGCCGCGCGCCGAGGCGCTGTTCCGGCGCGCCACCGAGATCGAACCGCATAACGCGCAGGCCTGGCGCTTCCTGTCAGACGCCTTGCTGGCGCAGGGCCGGCACGCGCCGGCCGAAGCGGCCTTGTATTCATCGATCGCGGCCGATCCGTCGCAACGTCCGAGCTGGGGCAAGCTGGCCAGGTTGCGCGCCGCCGCCGGGCTGCCGCTCAAGTCGCTGGCGTTCCGGCGCGGCGTGCGCGTGACGCAGGAGGCGGATGGCAAATTCACGGTCCATATCGACGAGTCGGCCGCCGGCCAGGCCGACACCCCGAATTACGCCATGCGGCTCCTGCTCGGCATCGGCGAGTCCAACCAGCGCCAGTCCGAGCATGCCGCCAGCAAGTCGCCGTACGAGATCGAACTGGGCGCGTGGCGGACCGCGCTGAAGGTCATGGACGAAACCAGCGCGCTTGATGGCCAAGCCGTGACCGACCCCGCCTTGCTCCAAATGCAGGCGCTGGCGAAGGATGGTCAACTGGAGCCGGCGATCCTGCTGCTGATGTTCCGCCAGTCATATCGCCCGGCGCTCCAGGCCTGGCTGGCGGCGAATCCGGGCGGCGTCAAGCTGTTCATCGACCGCTACGGTCTTCGGCCTTGA
- a CDS encoding YsnF/AvaK domain-containing protein — MHHTLVAVFDNRTDAQRAYDQLLSSGFSRSSVRLSDASPASGGATTAEGIGTGIKHFFQDLFGDEHKHHASRYEGALARGQHVVTLSADSLPEVERAADVVEAFGPVDVEEHSEGVATPGALHKDAASRQGAMRGGAPSSQSAAGHLQGGASGASLQRATATGATIPVVEEQLRVGKREVQRGGMRIFSRIVETPVHETIGLREEHVDVQRRKVDQPISPSDVAAFREQTIEMRESAEEAVVEKSARITEEVSIGKEVSERQQQIDDTVRHTEVDVERLGVAMGDQESYYREHFRLTYGASGGAYDDYAPAYLYGSQVAGSGKYAGRQWDEIEPELRTDWESRHRGVSTWEKMKAAVRHGWDRMTGHHGA; from the coding sequence ATGCACCATACGCTAGTCGCGGTTTTCGACAACCGCACCGACGCGCAACGCGCGTACGACCAGCTGCTGTCTTCCGGTTTCAGCCGCAGTAGCGTGCGGCTTTCCGACGCCAGTCCCGCCTCTGGCGGCGCCACCACTGCCGAAGGCATCGGTACGGGGATCAAGCACTTCTTCCAGGACCTGTTCGGCGACGAGCACAAGCACCACGCGAGCCGCTACGAGGGCGCGCTCGCGCGTGGCCAGCACGTGGTGACGCTCAGCGCCGATTCGCTGCCGGAGGTCGAGCGCGCCGCCGACGTCGTCGAAGCCTTCGGGCCGGTCGACGTCGAGGAGCATTCGGAAGGCGTCGCTACGCCGGGCGCGCTGCACAAGGACGCCGCTTCCAGGCAGGGCGCGATGCGGGGCGGGGCGCCGTCGAGCCAGTCGGCGGCCGGCCACTTGCAGGGCGGTGCCAGCGGCGCTTCGCTGCAACGGGCTACCGCGACGGGTGCGACCATCCCGGTGGTCGAAGAGCAGCTGCGTGTCGGCAAGCGCGAAGTCCAGCGCGGCGGCATGCGCATCTTCTCGCGCATCGTCGAAACCCCGGTGCACGAAACCATCGGCCTGCGCGAAGAACACGTCGACGTCCAGCGGCGCAAGGTGGACCAGCCGATCAGCCCGAGCGACGTCGCGGCATTCAGGGAGCAGACCATCGAGATGCGCGAGAGCGCCGAGGAAGCCGTGGTCGAGAAATCGGCCCGCATCACCGAGGAGGTTTCGATCGGCAAAGAGGTCAGCGAGCGCCAGCAGCAGATCGACGACACGGTGCGCCACACCGAGGTGGATGTGGAGCGGCTCGGCGTCGCCATGGGCGACCAGGAGAGCTACTACCGCGAGCACTTCAGGCTGACCTATGGCGCGAGCGGCGGCGCGTACGACGATTACGCGCCGGCCTATCTGTACGGTTCGCAGGTCGCGGGCAGCGGCAAGTACGCGGGCCGCCAGTGGGACGAGATCGAACCCGAGCTGCGCACGGATTGGGAGTCGCGCCACAGGGGAGTGTCGACCTGGGAAAAGATGAAGGCGGCCGTGCGTCACGGGTGGGATCGGATGACGGGCCACCACGGCGCCTGA
- the hpnD gene encoding presqualene diphosphate synthase HpnD — protein sequence MSPDEYCQQKTVQSGSSFYYSFLFLPPERRRAITALYAFCREVDDTVDEATDGSVARIKLAWWRTEVSKMYSGTPTHPVMLALQPHIATYRLEENHLLAIVDGMEMDLDQSRYLDYPGLQRYCWHVAGVVGILSASIFGYTNPQTLAYAEKLGLAFQLTNIIRDVGDDARKGRIYLPVNELQQFGVTANDLLKLQHSDKFEALMRFQAERAQAVYDEALALLPKEDRRAQRPGLMMAAIYRTLLDEIQRDGFHVLNQRISLTPLRKLWLAWKTYVRT from the coding sequence ATGTCTCCAGACGAATACTGCCAGCAAAAGACCGTCCAAAGCGGCTCCAGTTTCTACTACAGCTTCCTGTTTCTCCCGCCCGAGCGCCGGCGTGCGATCACGGCGCTGTACGCCTTCTGCCGCGAAGTCGACGACACCGTCGACGAGGCGACCGACGGTTCGGTGGCGCGCATCAAGCTGGCCTGGTGGCGCACCGAGGTCTCGAAGATGTACTCGGGCACCCCGACCCATCCGGTGATGCTGGCCCTGCAGCCGCACATCGCCACCTATCGACTGGAAGAAAACCACCTGCTGGCCATCGTCGACGGCATGGAGATGGACCTCGACCAGAGCCGCTACCTCGACTACCCGGGCCTGCAGCGCTATTGCTGGCACGTGGCGGGCGTGGTCGGCATCCTTTCGGCCAGCATCTTCGGCTACACCAATCCGCAGACCCTGGCCTATGCCGAAAAGCTCGGCCTGGCCTTCCAGCTGACGAACATCATCCGCGACGTCGGCGACGATGCACGCAAGGGCCGCATCTACCTGCCGGTCAACGAGCTGCAGCAGTTCGGCGTCACCGCCAACGACCTGCTCAAGCTGCAGCACAGCGACAAGTTCGAGGCGCTGATGCGCTTCCAGGCCGAGCGCGCGCAAGCCGTCTACGACGAGGCCCTGGCCCTGCTGCCGAAGGAAGACCGGCGCGCACAGCGTCCCGGCCTGATGATGGCCGCCATCTACCGCACCCTGCTGGACGAGATCCAGCGCGACGGCTTCCACGTGCTCAACCAGCGCATCTCGCTCACGCCGCTGCGTAAGCTCTGGCTGGCGTGGAAAACCTATGTCCGCACCTGA
- the hpnE gene encoding hydroxysqualene dehydroxylase HpnE, with protein sequence MSAPELHVAVAGGGWAGCAAAVELARQGCQVTLYEAARSLGGRARGVEVRGLALDNGQHILLGAYRESLRLMNRVGVDEKTAFLRLPVQMRYPAGGDGMDFAAPRLPAPLHLAFALLRAKGLDRDDKLALARFNSAGRWMGWQLDNDFTVLELLERFGQTERLTRLMWRPLCIAALNTPPERASANVFLAVLRDSLGASRRAASDMLLPRLPMGALFPEPAGAWLERQGHAVRLGVKVTGIKPDGDGWLVESGADAAAGRFDAVVLATPAPVSAALLARLPEAAALAGQLDAFTHEPIATCYLQYAPGTRLALPFYALLDDPATNRWGQFVFDRAQLDAAQDGLLAVVVSAAAEAATLPREQLATAIASQLAEEFGRPELAAPGWTQLITEKRATFSCSPALVRPGNTTALPGLVLAGDYTASDYPATLETAVRSGQAAATAIRAYGALPREKRSLSHADGAASGDSVR encoded by the coding sequence ATGTCCGCACCTGAGCTGCACGTCGCCGTTGCCGGCGGCGGCTGGGCCGGCTGTGCGGCGGCGGTGGAGCTGGCGCGCCAGGGCTGCCAGGTGACCTTGTACGAGGCCGCCCGCAGCCTGGGCGGGCGCGCGCGCGGCGTCGAAGTGCGCGGACTGGCCCTGGACAACGGCCAGCACATCCTGCTGGGCGCCTACCGCGAATCGCTGCGCCTCATGAACAGGGTGGGCGTCGACGAGAAGACCGCTTTCCTGCGCCTGCCGGTGCAGATGCGCTATCCCGCGGGCGGCGACGGCATGGACTTCGCCGCACCACGCCTGCCTGCGCCGCTGCACCTGGCATTCGCCCTGCTGCGCGCGAAGGGCCTGGACCGCGACGACAAGCTGGCGCTGGCCCGCTTCAACAGCGCCGGGCGCTGGATGGGCTGGCAGCTGGACAATGACTTCACGGTGCTCGAGCTGCTGGAGCGCTTCGGCCAGACCGAGCGCCTGACCCGGCTGATGTGGCGTCCGCTGTGCATCGCGGCCCTGAACACGCCGCCGGAACGGGCCTCGGCCAATGTCTTCCTGGCCGTGCTGCGCGACAGCCTGGGCGCCAGCCGGCGCGCCGCCTCCGACATGCTGCTGCCGCGCCTGCCCATGGGAGCGCTGTTCCCGGAACCCGCCGGCGCCTGGCTCGAACGCCAGGGTCATGCCGTCCGCCTGGGCGTCAAGGTCACGGGCATCAAACCCGACGGCGACGGCTGGCTGGTGGAATCCGGCGCCGATGCCGCGGCCGGGCGCTTCGACGCGGTGGTGCTGGCCACCCCGGCGCCGGTGAGCGCCGCGCTGCTGGCGAGGTTGCCCGAGGCGGCGGCGCTGGCCGGCCAGCTTGACGCCTTTACCCACGAGCCGATCGCCACCTGCTATCTGCAATACGCGCCCGGCACCCGGCTGGCGCTGCCGTTCTACGCCCTGCTGGACGATCCTGCGACGAACCGCTGGGGCCAGTTCGTCTTCGACCGCGCTCAGCTGGATGCGGCCCAGGACGGCCTGCTGGCGGTGGTGGTGAGCGCCGCCGCCGAGGCCGCGACCCTTCCACGCGAACAGCTGGCAACCGCCATCGCATCCCAGCTGGCTGAGGAGTTCGGACGGCCGGAACTGGCCGCCCCAGGCTGGACCCAGCTGATCACCGAGAAACGCGCGACCTTCAGCTGCTCGCCTGCGCTAGTGCGCCCAGGCAACACCACCGCCCTGCCCGGCCTGGTGCTGGCCGGCGATTACACGGCCAGCGACTACCCGGCCACCCTGGAGACGGCGGTGCGCAGCGGCCAGGCGGCGGCGACGGCCATCCGCGCCTACGGCGCCCTGCCCCGCGAAAAGCGCAGCCTGTCGCACGCCGATGGCGCCGCATCAGGCGATTCCGTAAGGTAG
- a CDS encoding YeeE/YedE family protein, whose product MTISASLSGARRADINLRPFGIAFVLIVLGAWFLTQVVGPRQAALYVVGALLGVALYHAAFGFTSAWRVFIADGRGAGLRAQMLMLAVGVVLFFPALAGGTLFGNPVTGLVQPAGTSVVVGAFIFGIGMQLGGGCASGTLYTVGGGSTRMIVTLIFFIVGSLVGTAHMPFWTAMPQLPPLSAVKELGLAPALALNLVVFALIAAVTVVVEKRRHGRLVTTQSQATGGARWLRGPWPLVAGALALVVLNFATLALSGRPWGVTSAFALWGAKVASVAGIDVASWTYWSSGANAAALAAPVWKDVTSVMDIGIVLGAMLAAALAGRYAPVWRLPLRSLIAAVVGGLLLGYGARLAYGCNIGAYFSGIISGSLHGWLWLVLAFAGNVVGTRLRPLFGLEVERVKLGGC is encoded by the coding sequence ATGACCATTTCTGCATCCTTGTCCGGCGCGCGACGCGCCGACATCAACCTGCGGCCCTTCGGCATTGCCTTCGTGCTCATCGTGCTCGGCGCCTGGTTCCTGACGCAAGTCGTCGGTCCGCGCCAGGCCGCGCTGTACGTGGTCGGCGCGCTGCTCGGCGTGGCCCTGTACCATGCGGCCTTTGGCTTCACGTCGGCCTGGCGCGTGTTCATCGCCGACGGCCGCGGCGCCGGCCTGCGCGCGCAAATGCTGATGCTGGCGGTCGGCGTCGTGCTGTTCTTCCCGGCGCTCGCCGGCGGCACGCTGTTCGGCAACCCGGTCACCGGGCTGGTGCAGCCGGCCGGCACGTCGGTCGTCGTCGGCGCCTTCATCTTCGGCATCGGCATGCAGCTGGGCGGCGGTTGCGCCTCGGGCACGCTGTACACGGTCGGCGGCGGCAGCACGCGCATGATCGTCACGCTGATCTTCTTCATCGTCGGCTCGCTGGTCGGCACCGCCCACATGCCGTTCTGGACCGCGATGCCGCAGTTGCCGCCGCTGTCGGCGGTGAAGGAACTGGGCCTGGCCCCAGCGCTGGCGCTGAACCTGGTCGTGTTCGCGCTGATCGCGGCCGTCACCGTCGTGGTCGAGAAGCGCCGCCACGGAAGGCTGGTCACGACGCAGTCGCAAGCGACTGGCGGCGCACGCTGGCTGCGCGGTCCGTGGCCGCTGGTGGCCGGCGCGCTGGCGCTGGTCGTGCTCAACTTCGCCACCCTGGCCCTGTCGGGCCGGCCGTGGGGCGTGACCTCGGCCTTCGCGCTATGGGGCGCCAAGGTGGCCTCCGTGGCCGGCATCGACGTCGCCAGCTGGACCTACTGGTCGAGCGGCGCCAACGCCGCCGCGCTGGCCGCGCCGGTCTGGAAGGACGTGACCTCGGTGATGGACATCGGCATCGTGCTCGGCGCGATGCTGGCGGCGGCGCTGGCGGGCCGCTACGCGCCGGTATGGCGCCTGCCGCTGCGCTCGCTGATCGCGGCGGTCGTCGGCGGCCTGCTGCTCGGCTACGGCGCGCGCCTGGCCTACGGCTGCAATATCGGCGCCTATTTCAGCGGCATCATCTCGGGCAGCCTGCACGGCTGGCTGTGGCTGGTGCTTGCGTTTGCCGGCAATGTGGTCGGTACGCGCCTGCGGCCCTTGTTCGGGCTGGAAGTGGAACGGGTGAAGCTGGGCGGCTGCTGA
- a CDS encoding YsnF/AvaK domain-containing protein, translating to MSSTPTEPSAQEPLRIPVVEEQLAVGTRMVDTGRGVRIHKTVTEQTVTVDERLLRDELRIEHVPVDRLVGADEAPGHRHEGDTLVIPVLEEVLVVERKLRIREELHITRVRHEERHVETVPLKAEWVEVERFDETGHSDA from the coding sequence ATGTCCAGCACGCCTACCGAGCCGAGCGCACAGGAACCGTTGCGCATTCCTGTCGTCGAGGAGCAGCTTGCGGTCGGCACGCGCATGGTCGACACCGGCCGCGGCGTACGCATCCACAAGACCGTCACCGAACAGACCGTTACCGTCGACGAGCGGCTGCTGCGCGACGAGCTGCGCATCGAACATGTTCCGGTCGACCGCCTCGTCGGCGCCGACGAGGCGCCCGGTCACCGCCATGAAGGCGACACCCTGGTCATTCCCGTGCTCGAGGAAGTGCTGGTGGTCGAGCGCAAGCTGCGCATCAGGGAAGAACTGCACATCACCCGTGTCCGGCACGAGGAGCGTCACGTCGAGACTGTTCCGCTCAAGGCGGAATGGGTCGAGGTCGAGCGTTTCGACGAGACCGGCCATTCGGACGCCTGA
- a CDS encoding DUF1700 domain-containing protein, with product MGKLEYLDALKRALMGLPPETQARTLAWYEQRFVDGSAAGRPEHEVAAELGDPRQVAVTLRTSAHLADLKDGNKDKKPSGNIARTVVSGVGLLIFNLFMLIPAAVFASLLMSLYLSAFGVYVSGIAVTASGLAGSNELILSAPLTRMVIGDDGETVESQTRVTIGANGIHVFDEPAPDADGENPAIRAERDDRDSRFMRGAEAVAERKIQITTELDPGSRTTQVALGCALILGGIVLFLLSIVLTRYTLLGIRRYVNMNLSLLKG from the coding sequence ATGGGCAAGCTGGAATACCTCGACGCGCTCAAGCGGGCCCTGATGGGCCTGCCGCCGGAAACCCAGGCCAGGACCCTGGCCTGGTACGAGCAGCGCTTCGTCGACGGCAGCGCCGCCGGCCGGCCCGAACACGAGGTGGCCGCCGAGCTGGGCGATCCACGCCAGGTCGCGGTGACCCTGCGCACCAGCGCCCACCTGGCCGACCTGAAGGACGGCAACAAGGACAAGAAGCCGTCGGGCAATATCGCGCGCACGGTCGTCTCGGGCGTCGGCCTGTTGATCTTCAATCTGTTCATGCTGATCCCGGCCGCGGTGTTCGCGTCGCTCCTGATGTCGCTGTATCTGTCGGCCTTCGGCGTCTACGTCTCGGGCATCGCCGTGACCGCCAGCGGCCTGGCCGGCTCGAACGAGCTGATCCTGAGCGCGCCACTGACCCGCATGGTGATCGGCGACGACGGCGAAACGGTCGAATCGCAGACCCGGGTCACGATCGGCGCCAACGGCATCCACGTGTTCGACGAACCGGCGCCTGATGCCGACGGAGAAAATCCCGCGATCCGCGCCGAGCGCGACGACCGCGACTCGCGCTTCATGCGCGGGGCCGAGGCGGTGGCGGAGCGCAAGATCCAGATCACGACCGAGCTCGATCCCGGCTCGCGCACCACGCAGGTGGCCCTCGGCTGCGCGCTGATCCTGGGCGGCATCGTGCTGTTCCTGCTGTCGATCGTGCTCACCAGGTACACGCTGCTGGGCATCCGCCGCTACGTGAACATGAACCTGTCGCTGCTGAAGGGATAA